The following proteins are encoded in a genomic region of Dialister hominis:
- the rlmN gene encoding 23S rRNA (adenine(2503)-C(2))-methyltransferase RlmN, whose product MSWNIWGHTLAETEDWIVRNGFPRFRAKQIQDYLYHRYVYDFDEMKQLPGAMREWLKENTVISKPQIINQLQSDDKNTTKLLLKLSDGSLVETVCMHHDYGNSICASTQVGCAMGCVFCASTFDGMKRNLDASEILAQVFAFKQHFDIPVHSIVLMGAGEPLTNYENVLRFIRLCNDPDILNISLRNITLSTCGIVPQIYRLAEEGLPITLAISLHAPNDMIRNQIMPISNSYKIEDVINAARYFYNKTGRRVTFEYILIKDVNASADNANELCRLIGNLNCHINLIPVNGTEHIQLYPPEADEVKKFQMILEKHGRTTTVRKQMGDKIQAACGQLKRRYLKN is encoded by the coding sequence ATGAGTTGGAATATTTGGGGCCATACACTTGCTGAAACAGAAGATTGGATTGTCAGAAATGGTTTTCCCAGATTCAGGGCCAAGCAGATTCAGGATTATTTATATCACAGATATGTATATGATTTTGATGAGATGAAACAATTGCCGGGTGCAATGAGAGAATGGCTCAAGGAAAATACAGTAATCAGCAAACCGCAGATTATCAATCAGCTGCAGTCGGATGATAAAAACACGACTAAACTCCTGCTCAAGCTTTCTGACGGCTCCCTGGTTGAAACCGTCTGCATGCATCATGATTATGGCAATTCCATTTGTGCTTCTACGCAGGTAGGATGTGCGATGGGATGCGTCTTCTGTGCTTCCACCTTTGATGGAATGAAGCGCAACCTTGATGCTTCAGAAATACTGGCGCAGGTGTTTGCTTTCAAGCAGCATTTTGATATTCCTGTACATTCCATCGTATTGATGGGAGCAGGCGAACCTCTGACAAACTATGAAAATGTGCTGCGGTTCATCAGACTCTGCAATGATCCCGATATCTTGAACATCAGTCTTAGAAATATCACTCTCTCAACCTGTGGTATCGTTCCACAGATCTATCGTCTGGCGGAAGAAGGATTGCCGATCACTTTGGCAATTTCGCTGCATGCGCCGAATGATATGATAAGAAATCAAATCATGCCTATCAGCAACTCTTATAAAATTGAGGATGTAATTAACGCCGCCAGATACTTCTATAACAAAACGGGCCGCCGGGTTACATTCGAATACATACTTATAAAAGATGTGAACGCTTCTGCGGATAATGCAAATGAATTATGCAGACTTATAGGAAATCTGAACTGTCACATTAATTTAATTCCTGTTAATGGCACTGAACATATTCAGTTATATCCGCCGGAAGCTGATGAAGTGAAAAAATTCCAAATGATTTTGGAAAAGCATGGCAGGACGACAACAGTCAGGAAACAGATGGGTGATAAGATTCAGGCAGCCTGCGGCCAGCTGAAGAGAAGATATCTGAAGAACTGA
- a CDS encoding Stp1/IreP family PP2C-type Ser/Thr phosphatase, with protein sequence MILTLGDSRTGLVRKVNEDAINLDVENVYILADGMGGYEGGQIASTLAVESAGNFLERLEPAELSESNLKESILLANQAILDRKQDDDQFLSMGTTMIAASVIGDTLNWAHVGDSRLYVWHDNILKQITTDHSFVMELVNEGKISREDMRFHPRKNEITRAVGIEKSLTVDTGHFKLDNDSLVLLCSDGLTGMIDDNVIRSVIADNPRRTQDDLKKLDKDLMEKAYDAGAKDNVSLILVQFTETLE encoded by the coding sequence ATGATACTTACATTGGGTGATTCAAGAACCGGATTAGTCCGAAAAGTTAATGAAGACGCGATCAATCTGGATGTAGAAAATGTTTATATATTAGCAGATGGTATGGGCGGCTATGAAGGCGGCCAGATTGCCAGCACACTTGCTGTCGAGAGTGCTGGTAATTTTTTGGAGCGCCTTGAGCCCGCTGAACTCTCTGAATCCAACTTAAAGGAATCTATACTGCTGGCTAACCAGGCCATATTGGACCGGAAGCAGGATGACGATCAGTTTCTTTCTATGGGTACAACAATGATAGCTGCTTCAGTGATCGGCGATACCTTGAATTGGGCTCATGTAGGAGACAGCCGTTTATATGTTTGGCACGATAATATACTGAAACAAATCACTACGGATCATTCATTTGTTATGGAACTTGTCAATGAAGGAAAAATATCCAGGGAAGATATGCGTTTTCATCCCCGGAAAAACGAAATTACCAGGGCAGTCGGAATTGAAAAATCTTTGACTGTGGATACCGGGCATTTTAAGTTGGATAATGATTCTTTGGTTCTACTTTGCTCAGATGGTTTGACGGGTATGATTGATGATAACGTCATCAGGTCTGTTATTGCTGATAATCCAAGAAGAACACAGGATGACTTAAAAAAGTTAGACAAGGATTTAATGGAAAAAGCTTATGATGCAGGAGCAAAAGACAATGTGTCTCTTATTCTGGTTCAGTTTACAGAAACATTGGAGTAA
- the rsmB gene encoding 16S rRNA (cytosine(967)-C(5))-methyltransferase RsmB, producing MNHLNTNAQAPSARALAYQALYDILEKGAYSNLRLQTALKKNHLKGPEAHLLTELVYGTLRKYNYLVWIISRLSSHPVKKIHPAVRILLCIGLYQLIYLSRIPESAAVNETVKIAKKITHPGNVRFINGVLRNFLRKKEQFELPKRESNPLLYDELFYNMPGWLVQKWQKELGPEKTDLILKAFNEVPDTSIRVNTLRTDTQSVLKLLSEKGVEAQQSDFYSPAIILKHGADQFFAEILNKGYASVQSVSSMIPPVVLSPEPGERVLDMCAAPGSKTTEMAELMNNEGHIDAWDLYDHRVQLIKESAHKLGIKIIHAEVQDSTVLNDSCNEEYDKVLLDAPCSGLGVLGHKLEIRWNRKEADIKEFPILQKKLISTAAHYVKHGGVLVYSTCTLNKQENESVVKWFIDNFTDFELEGFQLPNGKEYENGMATLWPDECHSDGFFIAKMKRR from the coding sequence ATGAATCATTTGAATACTAATGCTCAGGCTCCTTCTGCAAGGGCTCTGGCATATCAGGCGCTTTATGATATTTTGGAAAAAGGCGCTTATTCGAATCTAAGACTTCAGACGGCACTCAAAAAGAATCATTTGAAGGGGCCTGAGGCGCATTTATTGACAGAATTGGTTTACGGCACTCTTAGAAAATACAACTATCTTGTCTGGATTATCAGCCGTCTTAGCAGCCATCCTGTAAAAAAGATACATCCTGCAGTTCGGATCCTGTTATGTATTGGGCTCTATCAGCTGATATATTTATCCAGGATTCCGGAATCTGCCGCAGTCAATGAAACTGTTAAAATTGCAAAGAAGATTACACACCCCGGGAATGTCAGGTTCATCAATGGTGTGCTTAGAAATTTCCTCCGGAAGAAGGAACAGTTTGAACTGCCAAAACGGGAAAGCAATCCGCTTTTGTATGATGAACTCTTCTATAATATGCCTGGATGGCTGGTACAAAAATGGCAGAAAGAATTAGGACCGGAGAAAACAGATTTAATATTGAAGGCCTTTAACGAAGTACCTGATACTTCCATACGTGTTAATACTTTACGAACTGATACACAATCCGTTTTAAAGCTTTTATCTGAAAAAGGTGTCGAAGCCCAGCAGAGTGATTTTTATTCGCCAGCTATCATCCTTAAACATGGGGCTGACCAGTTTTTTGCTGAAATCCTAAACAAGGGCTATGCATCTGTTCAATCTGTCTCATCAATGATTCCGCCAGTTGTATTGTCTCCTGAACCAGGAGAGCGGGTTCTTGATATGTGTGCCGCCCCGGGAAGCAAAACGACGGAAATGGCTGAATTAATGAACAATGAGGGCCATATTGATGCATGGGATTTATATGACCACCGGGTTCAGCTAATAAAAGAAAGTGCACATAAGTTAGGTATCAAAATTATTCATGCAGAAGTACAGGATTCAACCGTCCTGAATGATTCCTGCAATGAAGAGTATGACAAAGTACTTTTGGATGCCCCGTGTTCCGGTCTGGGTGTACTTGGACATAAACTGGAAATCAGATGGAACAGGAAAGAGGCCGATATAAAGGAATTCCCCATCCTGCAGAAAAAGTTAATTTCTACTGCAGCTCATTATGTTAAGCATGGAGGGGTCTTGGTCTATAGTACCTGTACACTGAATAAACAGGAAAATGAATCTGTTGTTAAGTGGTTTATAGACAACTTTACTGATTTTGAATTAGAAGGTTTCCAATTGCCAAATGGAAAAGAATATGAAAACGGTATGGCAACGCTTTGGCCGGATGAATGTCATAGCGATGGATTCTTTATCGCTAAAATGAAAAGGAGATAA
- the def gene encoding peptide deformylase, whose product MSKIISAGNPILKNVAAPVEVFDKKLKFLVIDMKKTLYEANGVGLAAPQIAVSKRVFVADDGESGFEAYINPEWSPIGDEKNTDIEGCLSVPELFGEVERYSNVIVHYQDIHGKKKTKKASGLLARCIQHETDHLNGILFIEKALSLHKGPKTDE is encoded by the coding sequence TTGAGTAAAATTATTAGTGCGGGAAATCCGATATTAAAGAATGTGGCAGCTCCTGTTGAAGTGTTTGATAAAAAATTGAAATTCCTGGTTATTGATATGAAAAAGACCCTGTATGAAGCTAACGGTGTAGGTCTTGCTGCTCCGCAGATTGCGGTGTCTAAAAGGGTGTTTGTTGCTGATGACGGTGAATCCGGCTTTGAAGCTTACATCAATCCGGAATGGAGCCCCATCGGGGATGAGAAGAATACCGACATAGAAGGATGCTTATCCGTTCCTGAACTCTTTGGGGAAGTGGAACGCTATTCGAATGTCATTGTGCATTATCAGGATATACATGGCAAGAAAAAAACAAAAAAGGCATCCGGGTTATTAGCACGCTGCATCCAGCATGAAACTGATCATTTAAATGGCATCCTTTTCATTGAAAAGGCTCTTTCACTTCATAAAGGACCTAAGACAGATGAATAA
- the fmt gene encoding methionyl-tRNA formyltransferase — MASFSLKRLFHFIKDLRQMNNYKIVFMGTPDFGIPSLNELYKQGYEVEAVYTQPDRVNKRGNKVQFSAVKQFALEHDITIYQPNSLKDEKELDVLRALNPDLIIVIAYGKILPQAVLDIPKYGVINVHASLLPKYRGAAPVQRSIIDGEETTGVTIMQLDAGMDTGNIIAEKSVSITPHMTSEDLFDVLSNVGAKLLIDVLDDLPAKLAASVKQDESKATYAEKLTKEMGHINWNDSARTIDRLIRGMYPNPGTYTFFRGKRIKIHEAVLLESSSNDAPGKIFSLSDGMLHVKCSDGAIGLLMIQPENHKKMSASDFINGYKVTTDESFEY, encoded by the coding sequence ATGGCATCCTTTTCATTGAAAAGGCTCTTTCACTTCATAAAGGACCTAAGACAGATGAATAATTATAAAATCGTATTTATGGGAACACCGGATTTCGGAATACCATCATTAAATGAGCTCTATAAACAGGGGTATGAGGTTGAAGCTGTTTATACACAGCCGGACCGGGTCAATAAAAGGGGAAATAAAGTACAGTTTTCTGCGGTAAAACAATTCGCATTGGAACATGATATTACTATTTATCAGCCCAACTCCCTGAAGGATGAAAAAGAGCTTGATGTGTTAAGGGCTCTGAATCCTGATCTGATTATTGTAATAGCTTACGGAAAGATTTTGCCGCAGGCTGTTCTTGATATTCCCAAGTATGGCGTGATTAATGTGCACGCATCGCTTCTTCCTAAGTATCGCGGCGCCGCACCTGTTCAGCGTTCGATCATTGATGGAGAAGAAACAACCGGAGTAACGATCATGCAATTGGACGCAGGAATGGATACTGGCAATATTATTGCGGAAAAAAGCGTATCCATTACTCCGCATATGACATCAGAAGATCTTTTTGACGTACTGAGCAATGTCGGAGCAAAACTGTTGATCGATGTTTTGGATGATCTGCCGGCTAAACTGGCTGCTTCTGTAAAACAGGATGAAAGCAAAGCAACATATGCTGAAAAATTGACGAAGGAAATGGGACATATCAACTGGAATGATTCTGCCCGCACGATAGACAGGCTGATCAGGGGAATGTATCCAAATCCGGGTACATATACTTTCTTCAGGGGAAAGCGGATTAAAATTCACGAGGCTGTTCTGCTTGAATCAAGTTCTAATGATGCCCCAGGGAAGATCTTCTCTCTTTCCGACGGAATGCTTCATGTTAAATGCAGTGACGGTGCCATAGGGCTTCTCATGATTCAGCCCGAAAATCATAAAAAGATGAGCGCATCAGACTTTATTAACGGGTACAAGGTGACCACGGATGAATCATTTGAATACTAA
- the pknB gene encoding Stk1 family PASTA domain-containing Ser/Thr kinase encodes MTGKILDSRYEIIKKIGSGGMADVYMAKDILLDRIVAVKILHSNFAEDNDFIVRFRHEAQSAGKLTHPNIVGIYDVGCDGDIHYIVMEYVEGETLKQYIQSHPNIPIDTAVRIAISIGNALEEAHANGIIHCDIKPHNILLTTNGKVKVTDFGIARAINSSTVIDKQSILGSVHYLSPEQAAGDKITAKTDIYSLGIVLYEMLTHHLPFEGETAVSIALQHMQGDIPRPTKYNPAISPMLEECLLTALQRDPDKRYDSVSDFISELKIAQGFTTSIYNKPASHDFTALTRPLPTKQKPIVLEKDGKVATFIANLPQKYIWIAMVALFAICFAWAFFTFGNFWSAENISVPNVVGKPVEVAETSLKKLNLKVSVDEIASDDVPSGQVISQTPPAGTNVKAQRIIHLTVSKGGSTMLIPDLKGLTLEQAKERLDKMGLSLGAVENGNDPDKPSDVIISQSPDSGAKATKGTRINIVINMRQKVSVPNLTGMSLSDARNSLLSMKLSVGTITSSDGTAADAPNAVVVSQDPAGGEQTNFNVVNLTIGSKSKSQKKNGTVNITIPKEGNARQVEIYVTDDTGKHTVYNAKVNAGSTINKDVSGVGNVRVQVVIDGSVVQDREL; translated from the coding sequence ATGACCGGAAAAATTCTAGATAGCAGATATGAAATTATAAAGAAAATCGGCTCTGGCGGCATGGCTGATGTTTATATGGCCAAAGATATCCTTTTGGATCGCATCGTAGCCGTTAAGATTCTGCATAGCAATTTTGCTGAGGATAATGATTTCATTGTAAGATTCAGACATGAGGCGCAATCCGCAGGAAAATTAACACACCCGAACATTGTGGGAATTTATGATGTCGGCTGTGATGGCGATATTCACTATATCGTCATGGAATATGTCGAAGGGGAGACACTGAAGCAATATATCCAGTCACACCCCAATATTCCCATTGATACAGCTGTCAGAATTGCTATCAGTATCGGCAATGCACTAGAAGAAGCACATGCGAATGGCATTATTCACTGTGACATCAAGCCGCATAATATACTGCTGACCACCAATGGAAAGGTCAAAGTAACAGATTTCGGCATTGCAAGAGCAATCAACTCATCCACTGTTATAGATAAACAGTCCATCCTGGGTTCCGTTCATTACCTGTCGCCTGAACAGGCTGCAGGTGATAAGATAACGGCCAAGACGGATATTTACTCTTTGGGAATTGTTCTTTATGAAATGCTGACTCATCATCTGCCGTTTGAAGGTGAGACAGCGGTAAGTATTGCTCTTCAGCATATGCAGGGAGATATTCCCAGGCCGACAAAATATAATCCGGCAATTTCGCCAATGCTGGAAGAATGCCTTCTTACAGCCCTCCAGCGGGATCCGGATAAAAGATATGATTCCGTTTCTGATTTCATTTCGGAATTGAAAATTGCGCAGGGATTTACGACTTCAATCTACAACAAGCCGGCGTCTCATGATTTTACTGCGCTGACTCGTCCTCTTCCTACAAAACAAAAGCCGATCGTATTGGAAAAAGATGGGAAAGTGGCTACTTTTATTGCCAATCTTCCGCAGAAGTACATCTGGATTGCGATGGTAGCTTTATTTGCAATCTGTTTTGCCTGGGCATTCTTTACCTTCGGCAACTTCTGGAGTGCTGAAAACATTTCCGTTCCGAACGTGGTGGGAAAACCGGTAGAGGTCGCTGAAACATCTCTGAAAAAACTGAATCTGAAGGTTTCTGTAGATGAAATTGCGAGTGATGATGTACCTTCCGGACAGGTCATTTCCCAGACGCCTCCGGCCGGTACCAATGTGAAAGCACAGAGGATCATTCATCTGACTGTAAGCAAGGGCGGTTCGACCATGCTTATTCCAGACCTGAAGGGTCTGACTTTGGAGCAGGCGAAAGAACGTCTTGACAAGATGGGATTGTCTTTGGGAGCAGTCGAAAATGGAAATGATCCGGACAAGCCTTCCGATGTTATTATTTCCCAAAGCCCGGATTCCGGCGCAAAGGCAACAAAGGGGACGCGGATCAATATAGTTATCAACATGCGTCAAAAGGTAAGTGTTCCGAATTTGACCGGAATGTCGTTATCTGATGCGCGTAATTCCTTGCTTTCCATGAAACTTTCCGTAGGTACAATAACTTCTTCTGACGGTACAGCAGCTGATGCTCCCAATGCAGTTGTAGTTTCGCAGGATCCGGCCGGCGGAGAACAAACGAATTTCAATGTCGTTAATCTTACGATTGGATCAAAATCCAAGAGCCAGAAGAAAAACGGGACAGTCAATATTACAATTCCAAAAGAAGGCAATGCACGTCAGGTAGAAATCTATGTAACTGATGATACCGGAAAGCATACGGTCTATAATGCGAAGGTTAATGCAGGAAGCACGATCAATAAGGATGTCTCTGGTGTAGGCAATGTCAGGGTTCAGGTTGTTATTGATGGTTCTGTCGTTCAAGACAGGGAGCTTTAA